The window TTAGTAGAAGAAGTAATAGCCCTAGTCATTTTCTGGATTTCCTCGGATACGACAGCTAACCCCTTTCCAATTATATCTGTTACTTCTTCAGATGCCGcttttctctttttattttgcGAGGAGTCTTTCGGATTTGGATTAGAGGAAGTTGCAGTGTTTTGAGGATTAGAATTGGACGATGGTAAACTTTCTCCTTCTTCGTTATCAATATTTTGATTTTGTGTCACATCAGCCGCCGATTCAGCCATACCACCTGTAGCTCAATCTTTACCAAAAACATTTGCTAGTCGCTCGTATGCAGGGAATGGTTTATTCGCGACATAGTTTTTGTTTGGATGTTTCTAGTAAAACAAACAAAGTTACAGGTAAaatcatatatttaatacttagaCACAcagaaaaattatatatatatatatatatatatatatatatatatatatatatataaaatcactAACCTTTAGATATTCCTCTAATATCTCAGGAGAATCAACTACTACACATTTGCGAACATCATCCCAACCAAATCCACTTGTATTTTGCAGATCATATGCAACAGAAAACTTATCctttaaaagtttgattttgttttGCACGTGCTTTGTTGTTATATTAATACCAACGACTTTTTCCCGTAACTTTAGAACGACTTGGTCATAGGTTCCAGGCCTAAAGCTTCCATTATCACCTCTACCACTGATGACAACAATGTCTTGAAGGATGGTAATCAACGCATCCTCTTCTTCTTGAGTCCATTGACGCCTATCTGCCATGATTTGTTATCTGTATTtgacatatcatacatagcaaaGGTAAATAGATAAAAAtggaaaatataaaaacaaatcaTCCATGAAGTTAgtttaaattaatataaaaaacatACACAAAGTTAAAAGTTGTTCACATCCATAGCAATTATGAATAACAAACTTAAAAAAAGTTctcaaattaattaaaaaaaacaatctaCTGAGATCTAGTTGACATCCAAGACTCAAACATTTCTTGGGCTAAATCATCCCTCCATTGAGTCCATTCATTACTTGATTCAACAACATCGACAATTTGAAATTGATTTGGTTGTTCTTCCCCGATAGGCATATCTTCAACGCTGCTTGACGTGTATTCTTCTGGATCCAAAGCCATGTGTGTCCTAATAAAATTATGCAACAAAGCACATGCTATGACTATTCGCCTTTGAATTCTTATTGGATAAAATGAAGGACTTCTTAATATAGCCCAACGTCTCTTTAGTAGACCAAAACACCTCTCAATAACATTCTTGGCTTGTGAGTGTTTCATGTTAAAGTATTCCTCCTTATTTGTAGGTGCACGTGTATTGCCTTCCCATTCTCATAAATGATACCTAATACCTCTATATGGTGCTAAAAAACCTTCACCATTGATATATCCTCCATCAGCCAAATAATAATTACctataataaataaagtaaaagGTATGAATATGTAACTATGTGTTTACCTATAATAACTATTTAGTAATTATTGTATTAGCTTACCAACTGGGATTTTTAATCCATTATGTCTAGTAATGGCATCCCGCAAAACCCTTGAATCAGTAGCTGAACCTTCCCAACCAGCTAAGACATATACAAAATTCATGTCACGATTGCAGACACCTAACACATTCATTGCTATACTACCCTTTCTTGTTCGATACCTTGGTTTATCAGAGTCAAGGACATTAACTTCTCTATAAGTTCCATCAATTGCTCCTAGACAAccctataaataaaattttaacgCATTGTTAGTTAAAAACCTATATTTTGTAATATATCAAAATAATATTATAATGGTTACCTGGAACCATTTCCACCGGTTATCTGTACAATCATTTGCAACAGGCGTTGGTCTGACAAACAATATCTCTTGCAAATGCATTAAAGCATCTAAAACATGATGAAAATACCAACTTACTGTTTCCCCTGACCGATAGAATCTAACTTGAATACATCTGTTTTTTTTTGTGGTGTGCTAATATATTTAGGAATGTAGCAACTTGTTCCTCAATGGTCACTAAACCATCATATAATAAACCACCACGAGTTTGTAGTAAATCACACAAAACTGCAAATGTATTCCTATCCATACGTAACTCGTATATACAATTATCGTCACTTTCACGTGTGATATGATGTATTTCTGTAGACCTTTTTGAAAGGGTGTCTAATGTATTATTACCTAGATCTATCCTTTGAGCTTCTTTTTCCTCACATTCAATTAACCAAACTCTAATTGTAGCTAGGCACATCAACAATTGAATATAACTCTCCAACAGTTTCACAAACAGGAGCAAATGATTTCTATCCATATCTACAAAGTTTAtaaaaaaacaagtaaaacaaCAACATTTTACTGATTTTAAAGAAACATGTTTGAGAGACGAAGATGGGAAAAAAATAGTaacgaaaaataaaaattaatattattttataaatgaaatgCCATGAGGAGTCTATAGAAATAAAAAAGCTAATTAAAAACAAAAGGAAACTACAAGGGCATTTTTGTCCAAAATTGAGTATATATAACATGAACCGGGAAGGAACAACATAAAGTATAcatgtagtaataacaactaaTTATAGGGACATATTCATCATAAATTGAGTTTCTACAACATGAAATGGACATGAACAACACAAACTAGACAAAGTTCTGACAAAAATTATGCTTAAATAAGCCTCCCAATAACTAGTTTGTATCTTTATCATAAAGTAGGCAGAAACAAAAACTTGGGCCAATTTAGTCTAAATAAATGTGAAGTCTAATGACATCTTTTATTCATACCACGTGTTAATAGATGCAGGTAgtataaaaacatacaaaaacaTTATTCTTTTTGGTAGTATAATCAGAAAACTAATAAGTTATAAGAGAAAATTAAATCCCCAGAACTCGAATTCATTACACAAAATCAGATCCATATAATCAATTGAATCCCAAAAATATTAAAAGTGTTGTAAAGAAAAACTACTCCAGTTCATATTTCAAAATGATCCTAAGTAtttgaccatgcaccatcgggtcaaatacataccaaaatagttatggacttagacactaatccaacaaaaaccatgtgtcaattatctcaacccataataaaatgtcatgaacatttgtgccaaatcaaactatgaatcaaaacaaactcccaggaaaagactgaagctgtggtgtgtgcgatgccatcatctcgagctcttccctttacttgcggaagtacctgaaaccaaaattgaaactgtaagcacgaagcttagtgagctcccccaaactaccacatgacATACAATAAATtataaagcatctactgggccttgcccactacatcggaccgaagttcggaaactaaccagagccttgccctctgcatcagaccgaagtccggaaactgcatcggaccggagtccggaactaaccaaggccttgccctctgcatcgaaccgaagtccggaactaactacatcggaccgaagtccggtactgactgcatcagaccgaagtccggaactaaatgggaccttgtcccctgcgtcggaccgaaatccggaactgactgaacataacatagcataaacatatcaactagcatgaaaacatatactgcatactacatcggaatagagtccggaacacataacacaaaacatgcttgaatcacatagacatcaagcactctaactactacatcggacagaatttcggaactactgctaactaaacgggtcgacattgtggccgtagacccattcctactggaaggaaactcacctcgtgatgctgactgctgaactcctgaatgagagatccctgactgctgctccggctgcTTCCCAGCTATAATGGGAAATAAATTCTAAATCAGAATAGGGATTcctctatgggtaaaatgaccattttacccctactatggtgtgggacacaacatggcccaaaacctcaattccttcaaagtccatctatggccccactataggcccactaatggcccaatttgctatattgggcctaggacccttttattgggccttacccaagcccaatactaaatccttggtccttagcaACTAAATTTTGATGGGCCATaaaggcccaaggaccctaagcctgaaacctagcccacaccgaggcccaacactcgaagcccaaactggtagcgtacgcagggcgtacaccaaggtacgctgagcgtactggctGTTGGCttctacgcggcgcgtacttccttgtacgcccagcatacagctCTGTTAAGCAAAcatcccattaagtgcttaataattcGATCCAGGAGCTACAAATCCAGATCCTAAGCTTATTCCAttacttaagccataaagttgcttacttgatggcttacaagtcccataaaggctcaaacttccacaaataacattcTAAATCCATAAAACCAACTAGATATCATGCATGgttccacataagccacaaagatcgaaactttactaCTATGGGGACACTTGAGCTTCAAGGATAGCAATCCCAAGCTCTAAAACGAAGTTGGAAGTTGAAGGTccttcctttggacctaaaaggtccaaacttccaaaaactcctagatctaaacttacaagaggaaagttggaagctttatacctcctttgAATGCCAAAAGAAAGGATgatcccagatctatgagctcaaggtgctcaagttcttcttcttcttccacttttcttcttctccttcttcacaaaaaCAAGCTCAAAtatcaaacacacacaaacaaggAGCAAAGGGGaacgaactagggtttctctggagtgAATGATAAGTGAGCAGtccaaatgggaggctataatggggtttaaatacgccTCAACCCCTAAAATTAGAGTTTGCCACCTGGTcgcgtacattgggcgtaccttaAGGGGGTTACACCCCGCGTACGACTTATGGGCTGCTTACACTTCGGCCCAAAATAAAGGTCCAATCATAATATTAATTCAATTATGGCCCAAAATAAACTGAAGAATTAAATAACTTTTATACCTCGGAAACGATTGTGacattcagttttggtttcaggtattccgccaataaggggaagagctcgggatgatggtatggcacacaccacaactttagtTAGCCTGGGAGTTTGCTCTGATATTTTGGATATGATTTAACATAGTTTTTTATATGATACATTTATTATGACTTTTGAGATACATGTCTTATAGTTTTGTTGTATGATATTCGATATTATGGTTTAGTAATGTAttcaaacaaaaaattttgggttgtatttttgggatgttgcaaGATGCCTTCTAGAAGGATCCTGTGGACTGCTTAAGGTCTAAGCAATCAGATTAGgattttgactaaaaccctagcagctcaactATATAAAGAACCCATGGGACTCCTAAAATCGTTACTTGAACCCTAGAAGAGTACCAGCCGAATTTTTGTgatccctagcctctctcttatATTCCTCCaaattgctcttggtgtttgtgatctattagaggcatcacatttgaggtgctaagttctcaaAGGTTGAAGATCAAGCAAGCTACtagaaaggtaatcatctaactttGTATTAGGTATTAATTGTGAAAATAGCATGCTAGTTTAGGATtatagctttggatgattattattgcatgtacaattagagaaaacctagatccaaagctttagggttgcatgtgcgtCATATGATTGATGTAATACTcgaaacccattagtggtatcagagcctaggtcgtttttctGTTGTATACGATGCATTGATTTATTGTTCTTAGCtgaaaaaatcgaaattttgcAATCTGATGATAAACTCGAAGAGtcagggctactcgacgagtccaaagttTGTCTCGGCGAGTCGGCTTGTCTGTTGGCAGATTTTTTGGGATTTTGACCTGAAttggattaggataattaccaaaaacgttttttactgataaaattcgaattttattatatggtaatgattatcctcatccaattagaagataattgtcaaactataagataattattattttatatgataAAGTTAATTATTTGTGttatttgatgtgaattatcttgccataatttgaattaggtcaaatttagataatgacaaattatttgattttatattttaatttgatctagaaggttttgaaaagtttcaaaaattgccatcaagttttggaatttaaattttgattaacaagttttaattttgaaatatttaaattttaaaccctaaagttttaaaagtttaaaattctatccttatactattataatattaaaagattaataattatatatatatatatatatatatatatatatatatatatatatatatatatatatataaggcgagttagtcttaccgttagtaagtctcattcacgaagctggtctataaggggtgtttaaggaagcggcctataaaatgaacaccattgggtatccactcttgcccaccgcactcttgactaatggagggtcgttagccgaaacgATAGGATATGACAAACTAATTCatcattaaaaagtataatgatttataaagtaactaaatgttttcataaattctcaatcttagttactttaggaaaaatgtgaaaatgatgctattccatgaaattgcactttgcaccttgccaagtcgttagtggagcgtgtgtggctaaccggtaCATTAATTTGGGACTAGAAAGGGTGGCAAATggtagctcgatgtttatcatagatcgatggagcgtgtgtggttcatcgacacattgattaggtgataaatgatgttgagagtaccaagcacatttgcatggttattcacaccttgtttgtgatcttcggtatcccagtcacaaacttgaagggcataatcgagatttaaacattccattgaaaagttcactgaatctcaaaagaatctaggaatttcaattcatttaaaacttaatattcctttttcgtttttcatggtgggatttggtaaatcgtcatttacctatcttcaaatattttgcaactggattacggcatccctcttccgaatcgtgaaatattgtgttggatcctagccttaatatgttatttgggtgttatattaaggattcttatataaactaaactttttctcttttcctttttagATGTCGACTTCAAACAACGCTGCTAACTCCAACGCttctggctctttctccctcatgaacttgtgtgggagggtgatcatTGATGGATCCAATTTTAACGATTGGATTCGCAACATTCTCATGGTCACCCGCTaagaggacaaggagtatgttctcgataaaTAATTGAAGGAGATCAACgacaacactgctactcccgaagaaatcgaAGAATGTAGGGCTCATGAGAAGGAcacgacaaaggtgtcgtgtatcatgcttgctaccatgactgctaaactccaaaagtcctacaaggactactatcctttcaagatgcaccaagatttgatggaaaggtaccatcaaagtgctcgacaaGAAAGGCACGAGATCATTGTTGccatgataacaacaaagatgaaggatggagagtccatcactgcccacttgcaaaagatgaaaAGATTTGTTGAccacttgctgaagttgaatgtcaacttcgatgaagagctcgCTATTGACATCATCCTACACTCTtttccttcttgttatgatcagttcacaatgactttgttggattagtgtttacgttcataactattttggtttgtacttgacccgatggtgtatggtccttttgggttgccttcaccaaagcaacttgataagatgaattatggagaaaaaggattaattatgatttattaatatattattagaataaaATATTAATGGAGaagtcatattgtttaattaatattagtcaagaattaaatgataattgattttgtggctaaaagagattaattaaacttaagggactggaactgtaattataagataattgcatttgggctatggatcatcttggaataataggttggatgaattttatggggaaacccattagaaattgtccaagggatattctaaaagggtccattggctgcttagggtttaagcagccggattagggtttcctagttgaaaaccctaatagcctacatgtatatatagtacccttaagccccaaaaacgtggctaagagttccactagggtttttggacgttttgggcagcctcctctcttattattcttcatcctcttgctcttggtgtttgtgagccattagaggagtgacatttgtgactctaagctttctaaagccattacaaaggaggatttgagattgttattgctacataacaatcaaggtaagatctaaaccctaatcttatgttaatatgattaattgtatgctagatctagggtttatagctttggatattcaattgcatgttcattagacaaactagacccaaaagctattagggtttgcatgtacaccataggaatgatgttttgctcataacccatcagtggtattagagccatggctatttgtttgatgtatttgatgcttattTGATTGAATATTAActgaaaatcaaaatttttggcttctgagtgtttgactcgccgagtcacttggtgaactcgccgagtcggctgtactcgacgagtccaggtccagactcgacgagtcaaagggtcTGACAGCTCGtattcgcgattttcttcctgttttggctttgataattaccataaacgtgtttttgtaaaaaaaatttgatttttatcaatatttggtgattatccttaccaaaagttgaagataattgtcaaaatttagataatcatttgttttattagataaagtttgattatttgtaatttagatttgaattatcttgtgaaaaagtttcaatttccccatttaggttttatagtttaaacttgaacttaaaagttttgttttcgaaatttagataagttaaaccctaatgttttgaaatgtttcaaaacttgccctcaagttttggaatttaaagttgattaaaagtttaatttagaaatgttaaattctaaaaccctagtattgttttgaaaagttcaaatcacagccttatggttttattaattaattaaggtgtataattaaaagagatttaataaaaccataaagttttggtttacatttaattaaattaaaagtataatttattaaattagaacacctagcattttaaaagtataaaatacaccctatactatatataacattaaaagtctagtattatatacgTATGAGTAAAcaatcagtcttaccgttagtaggcctcattcacgaagctagtctataaggggtgtttaaggaaattgtctataaaatggcgattgaatgggtatccactcttacccaccgcactcttgactagtggagggtcgttagccgaacgggtaggataggacagaaaccttccattataagtataatgaagtacaaaagtaactaaatgctttcataaaaatTCCCAATttttgttactttaggaaaaagtgaattgatgcaattccatgaaattacactttgtgcccttgcaaagacgttagtggagtgtgtgtggttaaccggcacactaaaaatgttctaagcaaaggtagcaatgggtgactcaatgtttgtcatagttcggtggagcgtgtgtggttaaccggcacatcgaataggtgaatgtaacatgtgggtgcaccatgtaagtttgcatggttattcacaccatgttttgtgatcctcggcatcccggtcacaaatcgaggggcatatcgagatttaaacatgccattgaaatgttcaatgaatctcaaaagatctaggaattttcaatagatttaaaacttaaatttctttttcttttttcatggtgaaaattagtgaatcgtcattcacttaccttcaaatattctgcaactagattacgacatccctttttctaggttgtagagtattgtgttgggtcctagccttaatatctcacttgggtgatttattaaggactcaatcaatcaactaacttgaatttttctcccgttttgtagatgtcaaagtatgacaactatggttttcccaattcccgtggaacaagcttttcacatgaagatgatattccacgattcgatcgaggaatacgagatcatgcttcacttcctccacctcctccaattattctccctaacccacaagttcgaaggcttgaaaagttcaagctcactcaagcccttttggcaagtaaacataaagatggaaagtCAGTatatgcacacgtcctagagatgaagtcgcacattgataggttaagaatgttgggatccgttgtctgtgaggagctgactgttgactgggttcttcagtcgcttcctaactcatatagtgagttcgtaagagagtactatatgatgaaccaggacgtgacccttatagatctcacctacatgcttattgctgttgaatcagcaatggtttggcgcactggaaaagcaaagttgattggtgaatctgccttccagacctctatggatataggcaatggcaacgaaaggcaggccatgatcgaaaagtttgatcataagagaaaggcaaagtctgaagtagttccatctgctattccaaaagagtcaatttgcttttattgcgaagaaaaggggcattggagacgaagctgccctatttacctaagagatctaagagatgggagagtcaaaacatatggctatgctttaggtaaaatccattaactaacttttttgagttcctattctagattcttaatacatgatgtgataagattacatttgatgttttgtaggatcaaagaaaagagaggaagcttaagggaagtagtgagcggaatctaatcgtgaagaaatggatttcgatcgcattacttgaagattagaatcttgagctactacttgaagttagaataagattgctaagaaatatgtattaacatagtttttcaattaaattgcattgtaaggacaaattttttccgcaataaaataaattttgattttatattatttatttatccttgcaatgacgtgtatgaaaaattgatgtttgtaagtttctattattagcgataatggatttgattcttgattatgttatttgtggaaaggtcaagaatttaccaaatagggaaagtttcttatcgcccaagtttcaattggatagaaacttggaatcatacaacttggttgcatgatgaatcagaaatttcatatttggaaattagactaattcattgacaaagtgtcaagtgaaggactaggagatcgagtacacaaggttgtgtgttgatcaagtccaccacaagagtaacatagatattcgtcatgatttactgaggttaagtaaatatgattatacttatgatattaagtgtaattcttagttgattgaaagagtttcaatcaatagcagaatgaataaaaagaatcaaataggcagaaagataaaagtttctctattctaagaagaagggagagtacttttattatgttttatgatatgtcttaatgattaagaaccatatctcaattgatcctctaagtgagtctcagTGCAaatgtatgtctgagaagaggaatcaagaattgaagaaatggttaaatcaagaagtcaatcatacttcgttccaaaacaagtcttaaagttaagattgtgacattgagtgacaagtcttaataaggtttataacattcatcaaatgtagaatttcaaaaaggttttcttattcttgcacatttgaaattggaaagttgtgatgtcttggataagacaaagaccaactaagaccaattttgtgaagtgttttgtcttgataaaagctacactaactcttgaatattttttttcaagaaatatttattgacaagagaatcttatatgtcaaggattcagtgggagtctcaatggtcttgaaaggtttcaag of the Lactuca sativa cultivar Salinas chromosome 6, Lsat_Salinas_v11, whole genome shotgun sequence genome contains:
- the LOC111898792 gene encoding uncharacterized protein At2g29880-like, which gives rise to MADRRQWTQEEEDALITILQDIVVISGRGDNGSFRPGTYDQVVLKLREKVVGINITTKHVQNKIKLLKDKFSVAYDLQNTSGFGWDDVRKCVVVDSPEILEEYLKKHPNKNYVANKPFPAYERLANVFGKD